From Pseudomonas hefeiensis, one genomic window encodes:
- a CDS encoding DNA topoisomerase IB, with the protein MPDTLPPDALPADLHYVDDTAPGISRKKLRGKFCYFDPQGQRITEVAQIQRINALAVPPAYTDVWICLDPRGHLQATGRDARGRKQYRYHPRWREVRDADKYSRMLEFGRTLPRLRKRLEQTLATPGFSRDKVMATVITLLDVTLIRVGNPQYARDNRSYGLTTLRSKHVEVNGSAIAFQFRGKSGVEHQITVKDRRLARIIKRCQEIPGQNLFQYLDEQGERHSISSSDINAYLKSLTGADFTAKDYRTWAGSAAALAGLRTLRWETETEAKKHVVEMVRQVARQLGNTPTVCRKCYIHPAVVEGFLLGALWQLPRPGARKGLSAEEAGLAMFLQRMAEC; encoded by the coding sequence ATGCCCGACACCCTGCCGCCGGATGCATTGCCGGCCGATCTGCATTATGTCGATGACACCGCCCCTGGCATCTCCCGCAAAAAGTTGCGGGGCAAGTTCTGTTATTTCGATCCTCAGGGCCAGCGGATCACCGAGGTGGCGCAAATCCAGCGCATCAACGCCTTGGCCGTGCCGCCGGCCTACACCGATGTATGGATCTGCCTTGACCCGCGCGGTCATCTCCAGGCCACCGGCCGGGATGCTCGCGGGCGCAAGCAATACCGCTACCACCCACGCTGGCGCGAAGTGCGCGATGCCGACAAATACTCGCGAATGCTGGAGTTTGGCCGGACCCTGCCCCGCCTGCGCAAACGCCTGGAGCAAACCCTGGCCACGCCCGGATTCAGCCGCGATAAGGTCATGGCCACGGTGATCACGTTGCTGGACGTCACCCTGATCCGGGTCGGCAACCCCCAGTATGCCCGGGACAACCGCTCCTACGGCCTGACCACCCTGCGCAGCAAGCACGTCGAGGTCAACGGCAGCGCCATCGCCTTCCAGTTCCGTGGCAAGAGCGGCGTCGAACACCAGATCACCGTGAAAGACCGGCGCCTGGCGCGGATCATCAAGCGCTGCCAGGAGATCCCCGGGCAGAACCTGTTCCAGTACCTGGATGAACAGGGTGAGCGCCACTCCATCAGCTCCTCGGACATCAACGCCTACCTCAAGAGCCTGACCGGCGCCGATTTCACCGCCAAGGATTACCGCACCTGGGCCGGCAGCGCGGCGGCGCTGGCCGGGCTGCGAACGCTGCGCTGGGAAACCGAGACCGAAGCGAAAAAGCACGTTGTCGAGATGGTCAGGCAGGTCGCCCGGCAACTGGGCAATACGCCAACCGTCTGTCGTAAATGCTACATTCATCCGGCGGTGGTGGAGGGTTTCCTGCTCGGTGCCCTGTGGCAATTGCCCAGGCCTGGGGCACGCAAAGGCCTCAGTGCGGAAGAAGCCGGATTGGCGATGTTTTTGCAACGCATGGCCGAATGTTAA
- a CDS encoding DUF3087 family protein, producing the protein MFELKPWDAEAYRRQTRRSTFIVAVTFLALAMLLSSLAVMLFGTPGGDNFRFNLGGVFAAVLMMVALMRLYFWSQPWMAAAVYGWRLKRSLMSITNVMHQVTAGVQAQDPAAMKLLRFYHLGLTQMHQLDANSSAQGSLSRDADEHLARMQALNLDTDQPCLDPTWIETVKRAYSER; encoded by the coding sequence ATGTTCGAGCTCAAACCGTGGGACGCCGAAGCCTACCGACGCCAGACCCGGCGCAGTACCTTCATCGTCGCCGTGACGTTCCTGGCACTGGCGATGCTGTTGTCCAGTCTGGCCGTGATGCTGTTCGGCACGCCTGGGGGTGATAATTTTCGCTTCAACCTGGGCGGGGTGTTTGCGGCGGTGCTGATGATGGTCGCACTGATGCGGCTGTATTTCTGGTCGCAGCCCTGGATGGCCGCGGCGGTGTACGGTTGGCGACTCAAGCGCAGCCTGATGAGCATCACCAATGTGATGCATCAGGTGACGGCCGGTGTGCAGGCCCAGGACCCGGCGGCAATGAAGTTGTTGCGCTTCTATCACCTGGGCCTGACGCAGATGCATCAACTCGACGCCAACTCCAGCGCCCAGGGTTCACTGAGCCGGGACGCCGACGAGCATTTGGCCAGAATGCAGGCACTGAATCTCGACACCGATCAGCCGTGCCTGGACCCGACCTGGATTGAGACGGTGAAACGGGCGTATAGCGAGCGCTGA
- the ppnN gene encoding nucleotide 5'-monophosphate nucleosidase PpnN → MNQRHVINASVSPKGSLETLSQREVQQLSEAGSGSIYTLFRQCALAILNTGAHVDNAKTILEAYKDFEIRIHQQDRGVRLELLNAPADAFVDGEMIASTREMLFSALRDIVYTENELDSQRIDLSSSQGISDYVFHLLRNARTLRPGVEPKIVVCWGGHSINTEEYKYTKKVGHELGLRSLDICTGCGPGVMKGPMKGATIAHAKQRIHGGRYLGLTEPGIIAAEAPNPIVNELVILPDIEKRLEAFVRVGHGIIIFPGGAGTAEEFLYLLGILMHPANQDLPFPVVLTGPKSAAPYLDQLHAFVGATLGKAAQKHYQIIIDDPAEVARHMTQGLKAVKQFRRERNDAFHFNWLLKIDEGFQRPFDPTHANMASLGLSRDLPPHELAANLRRAFSGIVAGNVKDKGIRLIEEHGPYEIHGDAAIMEPLDRLLQAFVAQHRMKLPGGAAYEPCYRVVT, encoded by the coding sequence ATGAATCAAAGACATGTAATCAACGCCTCGGTCAGCCCCAAGGGCAGCCTGGAGACTTTGTCCCAGCGCGAAGTCCAGCAACTGAGCGAAGCCGGTTCCGGCAGTATCTATACCCTCTTCCGCCAGTGCGCCCTGGCCATTCTCAACACCGGCGCCCATGTCGACAACGCCAAGACCATCCTGGAAGCCTACAAGGACTTCGAGATCCGTATTCACCAGCAGGACCGGGGTGTTCGCCTGGAACTGCTGAACGCGCCGGCGGATGCCTTCGTCGACGGCGAAATGATTGCCAGCACCCGGGAAATGCTCTTCAGCGCCTTGCGCGACATCGTCTACACCGAGAACGAACTGGACAGCCAGCGCATCGACCTCAGCTCCTCACAAGGCATCAGCGACTACGTCTTCCACCTGCTGCGCAACGCCCGCACTTTGCGGCCCGGCGTGGAGCCAAAAATTGTTGTGTGCTGGGGCGGCCACTCGATCAACACCGAAGAATACAAGTACACCAAGAAAGTCGGCCACGAACTGGGCCTGCGCAGCCTGGACATCTGCACCGGCTGCGGCCCGGGCGTGATGAAAGGCCCGATGAAAGGCGCCACCATCGCCCACGCCAAACAACGCATCCACGGCGGCCGTTACCTGGGCCTGACGGAGCCGGGCATCATCGCCGCCGAAGCGCCGAACCCGATCGTCAATGAGCTGGTGATCCTGCCGGACATCGAGAAGCGCCTGGAAGCTTTCGTGCGCGTGGGCCACGGCATCATCATCTTCCCGGGCGGCGCCGGTACGGCGGAAGAATTCCTCTATTTGCTGGGTATCCTGATGCACCCGGCCAACCAGGACCTGCCCTTCCCGGTCGTCCTTACCGGGCCCAAAAGTGCCGCACCGTACCTCGATCAACTGCATGCCTTTGTCGGCGCAACCCTGGGCAAGGCTGCGCAGAAGCACTACCAGATCATCATCGACGACCCGGCCGAAGTGGCGCGGCATATGACCCAGGGGCTCAAGGCGGTCAAACAGTTCCGCCGCGAGCGCAACGACGCCTTCCACTTCAACTGGTTGCTGAAAATCGACGAAGGCTTCCAACGCCCGTTCGACCCAACCCACGCCAACATGGCCAGCCTGGGCCTGAGCCGCGACCTGCCTCCCCACGAACTGGCCGCCAACTTGCGCCGGGCGTTCTCGGGGATCGTGGCCGGTAACGTCAAGGACAAGGGTATCCGCCTGATCGAAGAACACGGCCCTTACGAGATTCACGGCGATGCCGCCATCATGGAACCTCTCGACCGGCTGCTCCAGGCCTTCGTCGCCCAGCACCGGATGAAACTGCCGGGCGGCGCGGCGTATGAACCGTGCTATCGCGTGGTGACCTGA
- a CDS encoding transposase: protein MFSYPAGIDVSKDSLQVQVDLLDVGVSCPNAEDDFPGLIGWLLLHQVTRVLLEATGGYERNVMKALQAAGFEVIRINPCRAKSFAKAMGQQAKTDPIDARLLAQFAAVIKSANSRITSAEQDDLRALVQQRENFTQQRDDDKRRFKTASSEAVKPALQSHIDYLCEAIKLIEKMIRQSAESLDSEKVTRLCSVKGIGLVTAASVMAYLPELGEVGRHQIAALAGIAPYNDDSGTHKGQRHISGGRFSARRALYMACWSVIRYQPDFNARYKALREKGKCAKVALIACMRILLIRLNAMIRDGSEWKGDVA from the coding sequence ATGTTTTCCTATCCAGCAGGTATTGATGTTTCAAAAGACAGTCTTCAGGTTCAGGTTGATCTCTTAGATGTTGGGGTGAGTTGCCCTAACGCTGAAGATGATTTTCCTGGATTAATTGGTTGGCTGCTGCTCCATCAGGTCACCCGTGTGTTGTTGGAAGCCACTGGCGGTTACGAGCGAAACGTCATGAAAGCGCTTCAGGCTGCAGGTTTTGAGGTCATTCGGATCAACCCCTGCCGAGCCAAGAGCTTTGCCAAAGCAATGGGACAACAAGCTAAAACCGACCCGATAGATGCGCGCCTCCTGGCGCAATTTGCAGCGGTCATCAAATCGGCTAACAGCCGGATCACAAGTGCCGAACAGGACGACTTGCGCGCACTGGTCCAGCAACGGGAAAACTTTACTCAGCAGAGAGATGACGACAAACGCAGATTTAAAACGGCCTCATCTGAGGCCGTTAAACCCGCGTTGCAGAGTCATATCGACTACCTGTGCGAAGCCATTAAGTTGATAGAAAAGATGATCCGTCAAAGCGCTGAAAGCCTGGACAGTGAAAAAGTCACTCGCCTGTGCTCGGTCAAGGGGATCGGTCTCGTCACGGCAGCCAGCGTAATGGCCTATCTTCCAGAGCTCGGCGAGGTTGGGCGACATCAGATAGCCGCATTAGCAGGCATCGCCCCCTACAACGACGATAGCGGCACGCACAAAGGCCAACGCCATATCAGCGGCGGTAGGTTCTCCGCCAGGCGCGCTCTGTACATGGCCTGCTGGTCAGTGATCAGGTATCAGCCTGACTTCAATGCACGCTACAAGGCGCTGCGCGAGAAAGGCAAATGCGCGAAGGTTGCGCTCATCGCATGTATGCGGATCTTGTTGATACGTCTAAACGCAATGATCCGGGATGGTTCTGAGTGGAAGGGAGACGTCGCGTAG
- a CDS encoding HAD-IA family hydrolase — protein MSASPPSSVSYRAFLFDMDGTLLNSIAAAERIWTRWALRHGVDVASFLPTIHGVRAVDTIARQRLPGVDALAEAEQITREEIEDVEGVVPVPGAAAFLNSLPPERWAIVTSAPMALALRRMEAAAIPRPLVMVTAEDVSDGKPNPTCYRLAAERLQVAPQECLVFEDAEAGIRAGEAAEADVMVVTATHTHPVVTLHPQIKDYRGLGVEVNETGRMRIL, from the coding sequence ATGTCTGCCAGCCCGCCATCCAGTGTTTCCTACCGCGCCTTCCTCTTCGACATGGACGGCACGCTGCTCAATTCCATCGCCGCTGCCGAGCGGATCTGGACGCGCTGGGCCCTTCGTCACGGCGTGGATGTGGCGAGCTTTCTGCCGACTATCCACGGCGTGCGTGCTGTCGACACCATCGCCCGCCAACGCCTGCCGGGGGTGGATGCCCTGGCCGAGGCCGAGCAGATTACCCGCGAGGAAATCGAAGACGTGGAAGGTGTGGTGCCAGTACCCGGTGCTGCGGCATTTCTGAACAGCCTGCCGCCAGAACGGTGGGCAATCGTCACCTCAGCGCCCATGGCATTGGCCTTACGCCGTATGGAAGCCGCCGCAATTCCGCGCCCTTTGGTCATGGTCACGGCCGAAGACGTAAGCGATGGCAAGCCCAACCCCACCTGCTATCGCCTGGCCGCCGAACGCTTGCAAGTGGCACCGCAAGAATGCCTGGTCTTTGAAGACGCCGAGGCAGGCATCCGGGCAGGCGAGGCGGCCGAGGCGGATGTGATGGTGGTAACGGCGACACATACGCACCCGGTAGTCACCCTTCATCCGCAGATCAAGGATTACCGAGGCCTTGGCGTTGAGGTAAATGAAACCGGCCGGATGCGAATTTTGTAA
- a CDS encoding MATE family efflux transporter yields the protein MPTQPLWKIYLLFLAPMVLSNFLQSMSGTLNSIYIGQMLGTQALAAVSGMFPILFFFIALVIGLGAGAGVLIGQAYGAGETGTVKAIAGTTLLLAAIIGLVAAVLGSVFARQALQGLGTPVDVLEDAVSYARVMMWILPILLVFVVFTQLLRGVSDTLSPMLALLVSTSVGLLLTPALIRGWLGLPQIGIESAALAGLVGTASAMVMLAWRLNRREHALAPDRALFAAMRLNMDILGKVLRIGLPTGLQMVVISLSELVILALVNRHGSEATAAYGAVTQIVNYVQFPALSIAITASILGAQAIGAGRLERLGPILRTGLLINVWLTGGLVVSGYLLSHWLLGLFITDPAARIQAEHLLHIMLWSLLVFGFQAVVGGIMRASGTVLMPVAISIFCIVGVQVPVAYLLDAQFGLQGVWMAFPVAYLSMLVLQTLYYKLVWQHQRIERLV from the coding sequence ATGCCCACCCAGCCTCTCTGGAAAATCTACCTCCTGTTCCTGGCCCCCATGGTCCTGTCCAATTTCCTGCAATCGATGTCCGGCACGCTCAATAGCATCTACATCGGGCAGATGCTCGGCACCCAGGCATTGGCGGCGGTGTCGGGCATGTTTCCCATCCTGTTTTTCTTTATCGCGCTGGTGATTGGCCTGGGCGCTGGAGCAGGGGTGCTGATCGGGCAGGCCTACGGCGCCGGGGAAACCGGCACGGTAAAGGCGATTGCCGGCACTACGCTGTTGCTGGCGGCGATCATCGGGCTGGTGGCGGCGGTGCTCGGCAGTGTGTTCGCGCGCCAGGCGCTCCAGGGGTTGGGAACGCCGGTCGATGTGCTTGAGGACGCGGTTTCCTATGCCCGGGTGATGATGTGGATCCTGCCGATACTGCTGGTGTTCGTGGTGTTCACCCAGTTGCTGCGTGGGGTGAGCGATACGCTGTCGCCCATGCTGGCGTTGCTGGTGTCCACCAGTGTCGGACTGCTGCTGACACCAGCGCTGATTCGCGGTTGGCTGGGGCTGCCGCAGATAGGCATCGAGAGCGCGGCGCTGGCAGGGCTGGTGGGTACGGCATCGGCTATGGTCATGCTGGCGTGGCGCCTGAACCGTCGTGAACACGCCCTGGCGCCGGACCGGGCGTTGTTCGCGGCGATGCGCCTGAACATGGACATCCTCGGCAAGGTGCTGCGCATCGGCCTGCCCACGGGGTTGCAGATGGTGGTGATCTCGCTGTCGGAGTTGGTGATCCTGGCGCTGGTCAATCGTCACGGTTCCGAGGCCACGGCCGCCTATGGCGCGGTGACGCAAATCGTCAATTACGTGCAGTTCCCGGCATTGTCGATTGCCATCACCGCCTCGATCCTCGGTGCCCAGGCCATCGGCGCCGGGCGTCTGGAGCGGCTGGGGCCGATCCTGCGCACGGGTCTGTTGATCAATGTCTGGCTCACCGGTGGACTGGTGGTCTCGGGGTATCTGTTGTCTCACTGGTTGCTGGGATTATTCATCACCGACCCGGCGGCGCGAATCCAGGCTGAACACCTGCTGCACATCATGCTCTGGAGCCTGCTGGTATTCGGCTTCCAGGCGGTGGTCGGCGGCATTATGCGCGCCAGCGGCACGGTGCTGATGCCGGTGGCGATTTCGATCTTCTGCATCGTCGGCGTTCAGGTGCCAGTGGCCTACCTGCTGGACGCACAGTTCGGGCTGCAGGGGGTATGGATGGCGTTTCCGGTGGCTTACTTGAGCATGCTGGTGCTGCAGACGCTGTACTACAAACTGGTCTGGCAGCATCAGCGGATTGAGCGCCTTGTGTAG
- a CDS encoding methyl-accepting chemotaxis protein, protein MPIWAKQVESSRQQTETAIVSLTSRFTGISSRLEDTVQASQLAAGELAGNSSGGAVQVLAQSEGELVQVINSLKATQASRDETLAQVRNLTAYTGELRTMAADVAAIAAQTNLLALNAAIEAARAGEAGRGFAVVADAVRSLSSKSSETGQQMSAKVDIINNAITQLVQAASSGADQDSQSVTVSEDSIQRVLERFKSVTGRLAESADLLQQESFGIRDELTEVLVNLQFQDRVSQILSHVRDNIEDLHVHMQQASQSPDQAVSIDARQWLARMETTYATEEQRRNHHGGSGAQQNSQEITFF, encoded by the coding sequence ATGCCGATCTGGGCCAAGCAGGTGGAAAGCTCCCGGCAGCAGACCGAAACCGCGATCGTCTCGCTGACCAGTCGCTTCACCGGCATTTCTTCACGTCTGGAAGACACCGTGCAAGCCTCGCAACTGGCCGCCGGTGAGCTGGCTGGCAATAGCAGTGGCGGCGCCGTACAGGTGCTGGCCCAAAGTGAAGGTGAGCTGGTCCAGGTCATCAACTCCCTGAAAGCCACCCAGGCCAGCCGCGACGAAACCCTGGCCCAGGTGCGTAACCTCACCGCCTACACCGGTGAGCTGCGGACCATGGCCGCCGATGTCGCGGCCATTGCCGCCCAGACCAACCTGCTAGCCCTCAATGCCGCGATCGAAGCCGCCCGTGCCGGCGAAGCCGGGCGCGGTTTTGCGGTGGTGGCCGATGCCGTGCGCAGTCTGTCGAGCAAGTCCAGCGAGACCGGCCAGCAGATGTCGGCCAAGGTCGACATCATCAATAACGCCATCACTCAATTGGTCCAGGCCGCCTCCAGCGGCGCGGATCAGGACAGTCAGTCGGTTACCGTCTCCGAGGACAGCATCCAGCGCGTGCTGGAGCGCTTCAAGAGCGTCACCGGGCGGTTGGCCGAATCGGCCGACCTGCTGCAACAGGAAAGCTTTGGTATTCGCGACGAACTCACCGAAGTGCTGGTCAACCTGCAATTTCAGGATCGGGTCAGCCAGATCCTCAGCCACGTGCGCGACAACATCGAGGACCTGCATGTGCATATGCAGCAGGCCAGTCAGTCGCCCGACCAGGCCGTCTCCATCGACGCCCGCCAATGGCTGGCGCGTATGGAAACCACTTACGCCACCGAAGAACAACGCCGCAACCACCACGGCGGATCGGGCGCGCAACAGAATTCACAGGAAATAACCTTCTTCTAG
- a CDS encoding response regulator: MAKSVLVVDDSASVRQVVGIALKSAGYDVIEASDGKDALGKLNGQKVHLIISDVNMPNMDGITFVKEVKKLASYKFTPIIMLTTESQESKKLEGQAAGAKAWVVKPFQPAQMLAAVSKLILP; this comes from the coding sequence ATGGCTAAAAGTGTATTGGTTGTCGACGACTCCGCGAGCGTTCGGCAGGTCGTCGGCATCGCGTTGAAAAGTGCCGGCTACGACGTGATCGAGGCCAGCGATGGCAAGGATGCATTGGGCAAGCTCAATGGCCAGAAGGTGCACCTGATCATCAGTGACGTGAACATGCCGAACATGGACGGCATCACCTTCGTCAAGGAGGTCAAGAAGCTGGCCAGCTACAAGTTCACGCCGATCATCATGCTCACCACCGAATCCCAGGAGTCGAAAAAACTCGAGGGCCAGGCGGCGGGTGCCAAGGCCTGGGTGGTCAAGCCGTTCCAGCCGGCGCAGATGCTGGCGGCGGTGTCCAAGCTGATTCTTCCTTGA
- a CDS encoding STAS domain-containing protein, with protein MPLLYETQDDTAQVQIDGELTIYTAADLAAQLLPRLGATPRMALDLSQITEMDGAGLQLLLMVQREAPKAGTRLEITDHSKAVTETLALCNLVV; from the coding sequence ATGCCGTTGCTGTACGAAACACAGGATGACACCGCGCAGGTGCAGATCGACGGCGAGCTGACGATCTACACCGCCGCCGACCTCGCCGCGCAGTTGCTGCCGCGCCTGGGGGCGACGCCGCGCATGGCGCTGGATCTGTCGCAGATCACAGAAATGGACGGCGCTGGCCTGCAATTGCTGCTGATGGTCCAGCGCGAGGCGCCCAAGGCCGGTACCCGGCTGGAGATAACGGATCACAGCAAAGCCGTCACCGAAACACTCGCCCTGTGCAACCTGGTTGTATAG
- a CDS encoding chemotaxis protein CheA produces MSINLDQAQQTFIVEAREQLQAMEESLLQLESDPADDDAIGAIFRAAHTIKGSAGLFGLEPIVSFTHIVEDVLDRLRNGSVEVDAGLIAVLLKSSDHMLELINVVANQGATLAPPALAREIELCQILQEYQAPSPAEAPKPAEASETQASAEARLWHISLHFGPEVFRNGMDPLSFLRYLQTLGEIIHITTLTDAMPSAETWDAESCYLGFDIEFRSAAGHGAINEVFDFVREDCQIQIVAMDDPAPPMNTGLVATTQEQADPNTAMVTTGDLMPDQRSAPRMPAQVTADKQPATSDGKARDGTYVRVNADKLDELINLVGELVIASAGASLLARNCNDDSLQESTSTVSGLVEEILDGALRLRMIPIGETFNRFRRVVRDVSQELGKDIDLIISGAETELDKTVVEKIGDPLMHLLRNAMDHGIETAEARLAAGKPVKGHLHLNAYHDSGSIVLEIADDGAGLNRDRILEKAQERGLVAPGASPTDQEIYNLIFEPGFSTAQAVTNLSGRGVGMDVVKRNITLLRGTVDLDSQPGQGTVVRIRLPLTLAIINGFLVGIGQSTYVIPLDMVQECIELSEDDGVCSREQGYLDLRGEVLPLVYLRDHFNHEGPASRRQNVVVVRYAELKAGLVVDDLLGEFQTVIKPLGKLFGALRGISGSTILGSGAVALILDVPALLTQIAQIDNRYTSTQSQQATAR; encoded by the coding sequence GTGAGCATCAATCTCGATCAGGCACAACAAACGTTCATCGTCGAGGCACGAGAACAGTTGCAGGCAATGGAAGAGTCCCTGCTGCAACTGGAAAGCGACCCCGCTGACGATGATGCCATCGGCGCGATCTTCCGGGCGGCCCATACGATCAAAGGCTCGGCCGGGCTGTTCGGCCTGGAACCCATCGTCAGTTTCACCCACATCGTCGAAGACGTGCTCGATCGGTTACGCAACGGCAGCGTCGAAGTGGACGCCGGCTTGATCGCCGTGTTGCTCAAGTCCAGTGATCACATGCTGGAGCTGATCAATGTGGTGGCCAACCAGGGCGCGACACTGGCGCCCCCGGCGCTGGCCCGGGAAATAGAGCTGTGTCAGATCCTTCAGGAATACCAGGCGCCCTCGCCTGCCGAAGCCCCGAAACCCGCCGAAGCAAGCGAGACACAGGCGTCCGCCGAAGCGCGCCTCTGGCACATTTCCCTGCACTTCGGTCCAGAGGTGTTCCGCAACGGCATGGACCCGCTGTCATTCCTGCGTTACCTGCAAACCCTCGGAGAGATCATCCACATCACCACGCTGACCGACGCAATGCCCTCGGCCGAAACCTGGGATGCCGAGTCCTGCTACCTGGGGTTCGACATTGAGTTTCGTTCGGCCGCCGGCCACGGGGCGATCAACGAAGTCTTCGATTTCGTGCGGGAAGATTGCCAGATCCAGATCGTCGCCATGGATGACCCTGCGCCGCCGATGAACACCGGGTTGGTTGCAACCACCCAGGAGCAGGCTGACCCCAACACGGCAATGGTCACCACCGGCGACCTGATGCCAGACCAGCGTTCAGCACCGCGCATGCCCGCTCAAGTCACGGCCGACAAGCAACCGGCGACCAGCGACGGCAAAGCCCGGGATGGCACCTATGTGCGAGTCAACGCCGACAAGCTCGACGAGTTGATCAACCTGGTGGGCGAGCTGGTCATCGCCAGCGCCGGCGCCAGCCTGCTAGCCCGCAACTGCAACGACGACTCGTTGCAGGAATCGACCTCAACGGTGTCCGGGCTGGTGGAAGAAATTCTCGACGGTGCCTTGCGTCTGCGCATGATCCCCATCGGTGAGACCTTCAACCGGTTCCGCCGGGTGGTGCGCGATGTCAGCCAGGAACTGGGCAAGGACATCGACCTGATCATCAGCGGTGCGGAAACCGAGCTGGATAAAACCGTGGTGGAAAAAATCGGCGACCCGCTCATGCACCTGTTGCGCAACGCCATGGACCACGGCATCGAAACCGCCGAGGCGCGGCTGGCGGCCGGTAAACCGGTCAAAGGTCATCTGCACCTCAATGCCTACCACGACTCGGGCAGCATCGTGCTGGAAATCGCCGACGACGGCGCCGGCCTGAACCGTGACCGGATCCTGGAAAAAGCCCAGGAACGTGGCCTGGTCGCCCCCGGCGCCAGCCCCACCGACCAGGAAATCTACAACCTGATCTTCGAGCCTGGTTTCTCCACCGCCCAGGCCGTCACCAACCTTTCCGGGCGTGGCGTGGGCATGGATGTGGTCAAGCGCAACATTACCCTGCTACGCGGCACTGTCGACCTGGACAGCCAGCCGGGCCAGGGCACCGTGGTGCGTATCCGCCTGCCGCTGACGCTGGCGATCATCAATGGCTTTCTGGTGGGCATCGGCCAGTCCACGTACGTCATTCCCCTGGACATGGTCCAGGAATGCATCGAGCTGAGCGAGGACGACGGGGTTTGCAGCCGCGAACAAGGCTACCTCGACCTGCGCGGCGAAGTGCTGCCGCTGGTGTACCTGCGCGACCACTTCAACCACGAAGGCCCGGCCTCGCGTCGGCAGAACGTGGTGGTGGTGCGCTACGCCGAACTCAAGGCCGGGCTGGTGGTGGATGACCTGCTGGGTGAATTCCAGACCGTGATCAAACCCCTGGGCAAGCTGTTCGGCGCGCTGCGCGGGATCAGCGGCTCGACCATCCTGGGCAGCGGCGCCGTGGCCTTGATTCTCGACGTGCCGGCGCTGCTCACCCAGATCGCCCAAATAGACAACCGCTACACCTCGACTCAATCACAACAAGCCACTGCTCGCTGA